From Oryza sativa Japonica Group chromosome 4, ASM3414082v1, one genomic window encodes:
- the LOC136356190 gene encoding uncharacterized protein gives MALEERVCVAEKVLADREAAVTSREATLAAHESACAEEESALRLREDALAEWERALEEAEAEAQRLADSLSLREAALTEQARRNLESVRAERAALEQRAADLEAREKELDARACIGGAAAGESDLAARLAAAELTIADMQCALDSSAGEAEALRLAGEIGPGMLWDAVSRLDRAGRQAGLWKGQTRTHSTNLEGLASHLTRMAWALQQLPEELEKTIKSSSRDLAQGAVELVLASYQARDPNFSPWMALEEST, from the exons atggcgctggaggagcgcgtCTGCGTCGCGGAGAAAgtcctggcggaccgcgaggccgccgtcacctcccgggaggcaacgctggcggcgcacgagtctgcctgcgccgaagaggagtccgcactccgcctccgcgaagaCGCGCTTGCCGAgtgggagcgagctctcgaagaGGCCGAGGCCGAAGCGCAACGGTTGGCGGACTCCCTGTCCCTCCGTGAGGCAGCGCTGACGGAGCAGGCCCGCCGCAATTTGGAatccgtccgcgccgagagagccgcactggagcagcgggctgccgatctcgaggcgcgggaaaaagagctggacgcgagggcgtgcatcggcggggcggctgcgggcgaaagcgacttagccgcccgcctcgcagctgccgaactcACCATCGCCGACATGCAGTGCGCGCTAGACTCATCcgccggggaagccgaggccctccgcttggcgggcgaaatagggcccggcatgctttgggatgcggtcTCCCGCCTGGATCGCGCCGgacggcaagcgggcctctggaaaggccagacaaGGACGCACTCCACCaacctggaaggcctcgctTCGCACCTCACGAGGATGGCCTGGGCTCTTcaacaactccccgaggagctcgagaagaccatcaagtcatcctcgagggacctcgcccaaggagcggttgAACTCGTactagcgagttaccaggccagggaccccaacttctctccatggatggcgctggaaga atcaacttaa